The genomic region CTGTCTTCCTGATACTCTACTACACAATGTTATGGTATAGTATATGTAGTCTCTCTGGAAATACAATAGAATGCAGCGTCATGCATTTATCAATTTGCATGCATAGATTACAGTTGGTGACAAGGACACTGTGCTCAGATATGTATagttaaccagctctgactacAGGATCAGATTCAGAGTTCTCCAAATTCATACAATTATCAAGCATTTTGAGATTATCATCATGTAGGCATCACTTTGTACATAATCAAGGGGTTACTCctaataaagacattttcaacATAATCACTGTAAAAACTAttgctgtttgtttgtctgtctgtctcaacaGGAAGTATGAGTGGCACAAACATGGTACATGTGCAGCCAAAGCACCTTCTCTGAATAGTCAACATAAATACTTCAGCAAGGCACTGGAACTATACCataaagtggatttggacaggtacacacacacacacacacacacacacacacacacacacacacacacacacacacacacacacacacacacacacacggtgggggggaggggcatCATTCAAAATCTTTCGATCCGGTGCCAATTTCGATGCCTCAGTTTCGATGCCGGTTCcttaacgatacttttttcgataccatgtgttttaaaatccatttcaacatcaacaaaaatacattaaacacaaaactttattttccaCCTTAATTGTGAATCTGGTAAAattctggtaacactgctcactcagagtaacattaataaaactggttgtgcttttggataGGGGTGCGCCTGTCAGATACTcaggattggtatcaatccaaactttaaaaattaacaaaaaaagagaaacctttttgccacaacatgaacatattattaataataaataaataaacaaatgacattgtgtacagactaatattgaactaactaaaatgcaaaggaatgtaaacaacaaagatttttttagtgcaaactgcaATAATGACAAagctttaacaataaacttggtgactgccctgttgtcaacattgaactaatggagaactaacttaagtgcaaaggaatgtaattgaattgccttgttgctgaaaggtgctgtagataaagttgccttacaacctcagcctgtcagtcagtcaccagggcagagaaaccactgttgtgcctgcttgtctcagaggaagtgtaaaacAACAGCACCATGACCACAttcggctcgccattaatatcatatcgcagcaaacgctgtcttgaaaaactgtaaccacacttgaaaccgctttatcggcattgccgtgactcactgtgacttcaacaaaactgcagagccgacgtagtttactccgtccgcacctctgcgtgtgtgtgtgtgtgtgtgtgttggtcagagctccgctctctgtcaatatgcagagaggagagataagcttgcgcttacgcGCTCAGACGCTTTtggaaccgaaatttggcaccgaaAGATTAAtaatttttacacacacacctctttctTCAGAAACAAGGTCTAATTTTCTAGTTCTTAGTATTTTCTTGATGTTCCTGATCACTGTTAACCCTGCATATATTTGCTGTCCACAGTGTATTTCAGAATGTGACTGttgtataattattttaattcaCTCTGGATGAAAGCCTAAACAGCTCAAAgctttaaatataaatgtttctGTTATTGTAGCATCCTGAAGAAGTTTGACATCACCCCTTCAGAAAAATACTACAAAGTAGGtctatttatattttaacaTCAAATTATGGTATATTAAAATCTTAAATATCTGTGTTGTTAGGAATAAAGCATGAAAGTAActcattataataataataatgtctgtATTAATACTATTGTTTCTCACTTTTGATTTTCTCTCCGCTcctaatgtgtctgtgtgtagcttTCACAAATTGAAGGAGTCATAGAGAACTTCTACAGCGTCAAACCTAAGATCCAATGTGTCCATCCATCAAAGGTatagtttcatttaaataatgaaATCATGACTTGCTGCTTGTGTTTTGCATTGTCCTACTTTTCAGCAATGTTCAGGTGCATTTTTGTGTCAGGTGTGGTTGTATTTAAGCTATGTTTTAAATGTTGGCTGACATTCTCTTTGTTaaattgtgtctttttgtgtttcACAGAATGCTGATTTCCAGATTTTGGGGCAGATTGAGATCTGTTTCAACCCTGATTTCACTCTCCTGGACTGTGAGAAACAGTTTACAATGGAGACAACATCTAAGGGAGACTGGGACAATCCCGTTGCGGTTGACAAGGCATCTGGGTTCAGTGTGTGTGACCATGATATGCCAGTTTACTACCCACCTCTTCCATAAAACACATACATGTGCAAACTGAAATGCAGCAGCACACTACAAACCtacttatacacacacaaagaaaacatacatacaaacaaatcAACTGTACTGTGATTTAACATGTGCGCACACACTGACTAACTATAATTCTGTTTTTCTCAGGCTTCACAATGAACATAACTGTAATGATAATGTATGTCAAAAATGCCCTTACACAATCAGTgcattctgaaaacattttttaactgCATTGAAATTCTGGCTGTGACACGTACTTGAAAAAGGTCTCCTGTGCAAGGTTATTTTTATATCCTACAAAAACCAGGACACACACTCAACCACTACTTAGTGCTTTAATGGAATTATGTCCCTTCCTGACCCTCACTGTTAGATGAATCCAATATAGAGCACAGCATGGTTCTTTTTTCTTCAGCTCAGGTCAGGTCAGGCAGGCGGGCCGGCAGATGGACACTTTGTACATTGTTGGCAAATGAGTGGAGCCTTACGTCACATTTGCAGGTGACTCTTACTTAATGTTACTGGTTGTGTAGATGTCAAAACATATATTGTGACAGCTGGCCATATTTTATACCACATTTATGTGCCACCTATTAAGTGCCATCTCTTTTTTTGCAGGGTGATATTTTTCGTTATTAAATAAATGCTTCAACATTATAATTAATTATATCTATTAATCACAGTAGCTGGTGTTCTCTATTGTTGAATCACTACACAAATAATATTGGGTAATATGCATATTTTTGGGATAAGGGTCATTATTACATAACACTGCTACTTttcaacaacatccacagctttCAGGCATTATACACTAGTGGTAGTTATCATTAGCTACCTTCTAATTTTTGCCAAGTACATAGGCCACTATTCAATGTTGTGCTGTAGGCCTGGTTAGGTCTGTCTATGTTGCTGAAACAGGATGGCTGGTCACTTTTGTGAGTTaaaaactagggttgggtaccgaactctCACGCTAAATCAAACTGTACCAAATTTCTGTATTGTAgttctgtcctctctgcatattgacagagagcggagctccgaCGCGCGCACACAGAGGTGCGGACAGAGTAAACTCTAACTAcatcggctctgcagttttgttgaagtcacagtgagtcacggcaatgccgataaagtggtttcaagtgtggttacagtttttcaaaaattcacgcagacagcgtttgctgcgatatgatattaatggcaaGGCGAAAGcagtcgcggtgctgttgatgttacacttcctctgagacaagcaggcacaacagtggtttctatgccctggggactgactgacaggctgaggttgtaaggcaagacaactttatttctacagcaccttttagcaacaaggcaattcaaaatgctttacatgaaacattaaagagcaattaaaaatggtcatgatgaaaataaaacaggctaaaaaagaataatatacaaatacaagaataaaagttacagcaaataagaaattaataattattcaatttaataggttgtagtgacgggtttgggaggagagagggaggcgttttatttttatttttaaaaaccaATTTAAAAACCAATATAGAACCAATGTATAGACTATAAGTAAATATAGTATTTGGTGTATATAGTAAATGCTTGAGAGTCTTCTACATTGTTCTTTTTTAGTAGATATGAGTCCAAAAATCCAAGTACTTTGCCATGGAAATCTCACCACCCACAATTAACACAATACATTACGCAAGTCAAGTCACGCAAGGTCATTATGCACAATTTTTGCCACAAATGTTTTGTCTGTGCAGATAAAATTCTTGTTTCTCAAGGATGTAGCAATGTTTTGGCAAATGCTGTTTAATCCCCAACTGATTTGTAAAATGACTTGTTTCTATTGATGCTGTTTGGCTATGGCTGTTTTTGTGCATAGACAAATCAATGTAGTGTAAGCTGAAAGGTAAAATGATAATTGTAATTGCAGCTACAGTGGACAAATGCTGTGGTGTGAAATTACTGAAATGAACATTTGTACTGTCAATTTTTTAATgtcaataaaacatttaaaagctaGTCAATTTGCCTTTAGTCATCAGTGAGTTATGTAACATGCGATGTTGATTAAAGTGCAtctatttgcatttttaatttatGTAATTGAAAGTAAAGTTTACCTATAAATAGAGCTTAGTGAATGAATATAGAAGGGCTGCCTGTAAATGGTGGTGTCAGAATCGTTTTAAGGTGCATCTTCTGTCAAAATGTCTGTCTATACATGTAGTAtactatattattaatattagtaATAGTACTATGTCTGTCTTTCTATCTGTCCTCTTCTACTCAGTGTATGAATATTAATGTGGTGATCTCCTTACATAGCCTTAATCCTTCCAGGACAAAGACAGCAGTCCATAATCCTCAATCTCCTCCCACAACACAGCACAGCAGATTGACTAAACACAtctaattacattttaaatagtgATAAAATGCCCTGAAATTATATGCCAGCTATATTCTAAATGTGGTCCAAATCCTGTCAAACACATGAAAACAGCACTATGAGCTCTTGCTTTTATTGACATTCCAAGTTTAGGGATCAGCTTGAGCGTTTGAGGCGAATTACCCTGGCTGAAGACTTATACAAGTCTTAACAGAGACTTAATAAATTGAATCCCATGTCAGCTATGGATACTTGACCCAAGTAGAGCAGCAATTCTGACTTTACCCGCTGCTTCCAACTTATAAAGCCCCCCCCACCCATCTCTCCCtatttccctccctctccctggtTATATAACACTGCAGTTCTGCAAAGCTGCTGATGTGACAGAtccaagtacacacacacacacacacacacacacacacacacacacacacacacacacactcgcaagCCCATGCCTAGTGATCAACCAGATCACAATGTACTCTCTGTAATTGCTGTCCTTGCTTCTGTATCACTATTGATTGTAATATTAATGGCTGTCCTCAAATTGAATTTGGATGTAATATCACTGAATCTGAGCACAGTATTTTCCAAAGACCTCTACTGGTATGCTGCTTACATTCTACTTTAATGTTGTCATTTGTCATCATTTTTTATTCAGGCTGTTTGTGTTATTGGATGTCATGCATGAGCTAAAGAGAAGGgatagaggaagagggagacagagagaggtagCTTGGTTACACCATGTGACCCTGCCAGCTGTTACTGTATGCTGgtgggagaaacagagagggagGTGAGGGGCAGGAACAGGGGATAATCAGGGAGGGAGGGGTTGTGAGCTAGCCTGCACAAAATGTGCCTGGTGACAATCCcttctgcagagagagagagagagagaggcagcaggggatggacacacatgcacaggcaAGGATGTGAAGAGGGAGCTCTCACACACCTCTCCTGATTCAGCGGAACAGATGTATTTGTCACCTCTCCCGGCAACCTCACACAGCGAGCTGGTTGCAAAACATAAGACAATCCCAAACCCAGCAGCACCTGCCCCATCCGTCaacccatctgtctgtctgcgcaGATTAACGGCTCTGTTACAACTCTGACTGCGTGCTTACTGGCGTCTACTGCGTCTCAGAGACGGAGGGGGGACACAACGTCCAGAGAGACGAGCAGCGAATGTGAATGATGGGAAAACTAAAAAGCGACGACTGCATTGAGCATGGGCCAATGGATAAACTGCGGGACAAATAGATAACCAAAAGAAAAAAGCTTTGTTTCTGCATGTCTACCTTAGGACCCCTCTGCAGGGAGATGTTCATCATTATGGGATAGATGCACAGGTCCGCCCGTTGCCATGGATACCAGCACGCGAAAATTCACAGTGCGGAGATGGTTTTCTATCTACCTGAAGAACAAGGCGGCAAGGAACAAGAACAACACTGGCTTCTGTCAACTAGAGGTTAGTCAAGCTGTTTGGACACCCACTTAGGACCAGTACAAATGTCCATCAACTAGATAGATTAGTACAGGTGTGTAAATCTGTGCATGCTGGAAGGGGGGATTGCATTGCA from Sander lucioperca isolate FBNREF2018 chromosome 3, SLUC_FBN_1.2, whole genome shotgun sequence harbors:
- the rnaset2 gene encoding ribonuclease T2 is translated as MRLCSLLLLCLAAALSSTFVISPPHMWTKLILTHHWPSTFCSMEHPACHPNISYWTLHGLWPDKGIDCNSSWHFNSSQIEDLLPDMKTSWPDLLNPLSSSFWKYEWHKHGTCAAKAPSLNSQHKYFSKALELYHKVDLDSILKKFDITPSEKYYKLSQIEGVIENFYSVKPKIQCVHPSKNADFQILGQIEICFNPDFTLLDCEKQFTMETTSKGDWDNPVAVDKASGFSVCDHDMPVYYPPLP